A window of Candidatus Saccharibacteria bacterium contains these coding sequences:
- a CDS encoding ABC transporter permease, with protein MHNLSTVFRFEVIRSLKKKSFWISALSFPLIFAAIAAIIYFSNKTTEEAATQNNNDKFSLAVTDRSGLVQSAILRQLDAKVLRDKEEGIQAVTSGSLDAYFYYPQDLSRQPVEIYSRDVGLFDNGRYQGVSELILKQSVAGAINPQVKAILQNDVTYSATTYRDGDAYDGFKQLVAPGMFLVLFYILMALFGNQMLTSTTEEKENRVIEMLLTTVDARTLIVGKVLSLIVLALAQILIILIPVVAGYFLLGSQFNLPNFDITNIPLDAGRIAVGAAIFFASFMLYTGLLIAIGAATPTAKEANSFFGVVMTLLFAPLYAVTLFISAPESPLVRFLTLFPPTAPIPLMLRNAVGNLQPWETALGVALLVLAAAIALSVAVRLFRFGALEYSRRLSLKEIFARK; from the coding sequence ATGCATAACCTGAGTACCGTCTTCCGTTTTGAAGTCATCCGCTCACTCAAAAAGAAGAGCTTTTGGATATCAGCCCTGTCGTTCCCATTGATATTCGCCGCCATCGCTGCCATCATCTACTTCTCCAACAAGACGACAGAAGAAGCCGCCACGCAGAACAATAACGATAAGTTCTCGCTCGCCGTCACCGACAGGTCCGGCCTGGTACAATCGGCCATTCTGCGCCAGCTTGATGCCAAGGTGCTCAGGGACAAGGAGGAAGGCATCCAAGCCGTCACCAGCGGCTCGCTTGACGCGTACTTCTACTATCCTCAGGACCTTAGCAGGCAGCCGGTCGAAATCTACAGCCGCGACGTCGGACTGTTCGACAATGGCCGCTACCAAGGGGTCAGCGAGCTTATTCTGAAGCAATCAGTGGCCGGCGCCATCAATCCGCAGGTCAAAGCCATCCTGCAGAACGACGTTACCTACAGCGCCACCACCTACCGCGACGGCGACGCCTACGACGGCTTCAAGCAGCTCGTCGCCCCCGGCATGTTCCTGGTACTGTTCTATATCCTGATGGCGCTGTTTGGCAACCAGATGCTGACCAGCACCACCGAAGAGAAGGAGAACCGGGTCATCGAGATGCTCCTGACGACGGTGGATGCGCGCACGTTGATTGTCGGTAAGGTGCTGTCGTTGATCGTCCTGGCCCTGGCCCAGATACTCATCATCCTGATACCAGTCGTCGCCGGCTACTTCCTGCTTGGCTCGCAGTTCAATCTGCCCAACTTTGACATCACCAACATTCCGCTGGATGCCGGCCGCATCGCCGTCGGGGCGGCCATCTTCTTCGCCAGCTTCATGCTGTATACCGGGCTGCTGATCGCTATCGGCGCAGCTACTCCCACCGCCAAAGAGGCCAACAGTTTCTTCGGCGTCGTCATGACGCTGTTGTTCGCACCGCTCTATGCCGTCACACTGTTCATCTCGGCGCCAGAGAGCCCGCTGGTGCGCTTTTTGACGCTTTTCCCGCCCACCGCACCAATTCCGCTGATGCTCCGCAATGCCGTGGGCAACCTGCAGCCGTGGGAGACGGCCCTTGGCGTAGCACTGCTTGTCCTGGCGGCGGCCATCGCACTGAGCGTCGCCGTGCGGTTGTTCCGCTTCGGGGCGCTGGAGTACAGTCGCCGCTTGAGCCTGAAGGAAATTTTCGCCCGCAAGTAA
- a CDS encoding FKBP-type peptidyl-prolyl cis-trans isomerase produces the protein MNQDRLEGTKMAGFDPVETVTELHIIDVAEGNGQVVPSGAVITAHYTGALAKDGTIFQSSHDMGRPITFPLSGVIGGWQQGVPGMKVGGTRRLVIPAPLAYGSQSPAPNIPANSDLVFDIELVSIDN, from the coding sequence ATGAATCAAGATAGGCTTGAAGGCACCAAGATGGCGGGGTTTGACCCGGTCGAAACCGTAACGGAACTGCACATCATCGATGTTGCCGAAGGCAACGGCCAGGTCGTGCCAAGTGGCGCGGTCATCACGGCGCACTACACAGGCGCTCTGGCTAAGGACGGCACTATTTTTCAGAGCTCACACGACATGGGGCGGCCCATCACCTTCCCGCTGAGCGGTGTCATCGGCGGCTGGCAGCAAGGTGTGCCCGGCATGAAGGTTGGCGGTACGCGCCGGCTGGTGATTCCGGCGCCGCTGGCGTACGGCTCACAGTCCCCTGCTCCGAACATTCCGGCTAATTCGGATCTGGTGTTTGATATCGAGCTGGTGTCAATCGATAATTAG
- a CDS encoding glycosyltransferase family 39 protein produces MASKKPAKKKIETPQTLGQRLAAWLKTYRLDVLVASVLLLIAGVVGALNMPNSPQRFEDEGTYVSQAWAVQYKGDLAHYTYWYDHPPVAWIQLAGYTALTGAFDRHASSITAGREFMVVVHLVSVLLVFMIGRRLGIGRSVSALAAGLFALSPLAVEFSRYVLLDNIALPWLLGAFFLALTPRRHLLPIVGSAICMAVAILSKETFLIFLPALAYLLWQNSDKRNRRFMLASFSVVFIAIVSFYALYALLKNELFPGEGHVSLLGTLLWQLFGREGSGSILGADSDARNLFNFWMDIDAWLFWAGVAAMPFAWFVRSARPFVVALAIGLIMMLRGGYLPYPYIIALLPLAAIVIGAAVHRFVVVPLLDARKTKLVLAGKVTAGIAALALVAGFATYVVPAWQPRLQASMTEDVDKSSRQAVDWINKHVTRDKRMVVESALWTDLQDKGFNKPDPVWLYKTETDPEVAAEISGWQSIDYIVLNGPTLDERNRKEFPTVFEAKDHAKLVADFGQDNQRILVLKVDKSGTVHTPKKDASSTPKSEK; encoded by the coding sequence ATGGCCAGCAAGAAACCAGCAAAAAAGAAGATTGAAACACCACAGACTCTCGGCCAGCGCCTGGCCGCCTGGCTCAAGACCTACCGGCTTGATGTCCTGGTAGCCAGCGTGCTGCTGCTGATCGCCGGCGTCGTCGGTGCGCTGAACATGCCGAACTCACCGCAGCGCTTCGAGGACGAAGGCACCTACGTCTCCCAGGCCTGGGCCGTCCAGTACAAGGGCGACCTGGCCCACTACACTTACTGGTACGACCACCCACCGGTCGCCTGGATCCAGCTGGCCGGTTATACGGCCCTGACCGGCGCCTTTGACCGCCACGCCTCATCCATCACCGCCGGCCGCGAATTCATGGTGGTAGTCCACCTTGTCAGCGTACTGCTGGTCTTCATGATCGGCCGGCGCCTGGGTATCGGCCGCAGCGTCAGCGCGCTGGCGGCGGGGCTGTTCGCCCTGAGCCCGTTGGCAGTCGAGTTCAGCCGCTACGTCCTGCTCGACAACATCGCCCTGCCCTGGTTGCTCGGCGCCTTCTTCCTGGCCCTGACGCCGCGGCGCCACCTGTTGCCTATCGTCGGCAGTGCCATCTGTATGGCTGTGGCCATCCTCAGCAAGGAGACGTTCCTGATCTTCCTGCCGGCCCTGGCCTACCTGCTGTGGCAGAACAGCGATAAGCGCAACCGCCGCTTCATGCTAGCCTCGTTCTCGGTGGTCTTCATCGCCATCGTCAGCTTCTATGCCCTCTACGCCCTGCTTAAGAACGAGCTGTTCCCCGGTGAGGGCCATGTCTCGCTGCTGGGCACGCTCCTCTGGCAGCTCTTCGGCCGCGAGGGTAGCGGCAGCATCCTCGGCGCCGACAGTGACGCCCGCAACCTCTTTAACTTCTGGATGGACATCGATGCCTGGCTCTTCTGGGCCGGTGTGGCCGCCATGCCGTTCGCCTGGTTCGTCCGCAGCGCCCGCCCGTTCGTGGTGGCGCTGGCTATCGGCCTGATCATGATGCTGCGCGGCGGATACCTGCCCTACCCGTACATCATCGCCCTGTTGCCGCTGGCGGCCATCGTCATCGGCGCCGCTGTACACCGCTTTGTCGTGGTGCCGCTGCTGGATGCCCGCAAGACCAAGTTGGTGCTGGCCGGCAAGGTAACGGCTGGCATCGCAGCACTGGCCCTGGTTGCCGGCTTCGCCACGTATGTAGTGCCCGCCTGGCAGCCGCGTCTGCAGGCCAGTATGACTGAGGACGTTGACAAGTCGAGCCGCCAAGCGGTTGACTGGATCAATAAGCATGTCACCCGTGACAAGCGCATGGTCGTCGAGTCTGCCCTGTGGACCGACCTGCAGGACAAGGGCTTTAACAAGCCGGACCCGGTCTGGCTGTACAAGACCGAGACCGACCCCGAAGTAGCTGCTGAGATCAGCGGCTGGCAGAGCATCGACTACATCGTGCTCAACGGCCCGACGCTGGACGAACGCAACCGCAAGGAATTCCCGACCGTCTTTGAAGCCAAAGACCACGCCAAGCTTGTCGCCGACTTCGGCCAGGATAATCAACGTATCCTGGTGCTGAAGGTCGACAAGAGCGGCACGGTGCACACGCCCAAGAAGGACGCATCGTCCACCCCGAAGTCAGAGAAGTAA
- a CDS encoding glycosyltransferase codes for MGANNSVKQAWRSVKPLTTIIVPTFNEADNVLLLVGRIRLALSGRPVEVLFVDDSPNLDTIKAVTAARVLYRTPTFHVRMYHREGDARHGGLSGAVTDGILRARSEQIIVMDGDLQHPPEVLPRMIEAAEAQNAAGVSPDVVIASRYCAGGDAGGLDGGIRHFVSRGSTFLAKAFFPKRLRGVTDPMTGFFLFRREAIDLGLLRPKGFKILLEMLARHSSLNVTEVPFEFAERTAGESKGSFKQGMLFMGQLAVLKHVNSIDSVARIPRFVQFGLIGGGVFAAGLALLALLVERLGMSPVYANGIVLVVTFLLNYLLNKNITWRDRTVTNGALAKFIASRAATSAVNYYLFAWLIAQSFSFTLAGRSFNFELHYLAASVVALAVIMVLNYIISDRWAFASAAEKAAGRHRVFPMGKLALGALVGILAAGVFVQLQLTLAILMAVIGVGMFVQASMEVWRMTYAYRSPEAVSRLRFPDPKTPKEKFLMIVPARHEQEVLDTTLLQLAKQTHPNVDIISVICDDDHETLAVARSAAAISDRITVVEYPLRPGVKPNKPLQLNYVLETVAQKDYTVIGIVDAEDGVHPELLAHVDTAFNDRKVGVVQGGVQLMNHHSSWYSLHNVLEYYKWFNSAMAFQSDNRFMPLGGNTIFIRSSLLRRAGGWPVTLTEDCSLGVLLSVKFKTKTAVYYDPRLATQEETPDTLAGLFKQRVRWCQGFYHEWRKGLWRQLPSLRQRLLAGYVLAGPAMLAFSTVMLLVTLIAMAQLKAPVALVLLMFIPLIPLALLLVLNAVFLSDFGKAFQRKVTVRQYATLFATFALYQMVLNIAGLWSMIRELRGDTTWHKTAHSGRHRGAETQASVAQNTATAAIMGEKA; via the coding sequence GTGGGAGCTAATAATTCCGTCAAGCAGGCGTGGCGTTCTGTCAAACCGCTGACCACCATCATCGTACCAACCTTTAATGAAGCGGATAACGTGCTGTTGCTCGTTGGTCGGATTCGCCTGGCTCTCAGTGGCCGGCCGGTCGAAGTACTGTTTGTTGATGACAGCCCGAACCTTGATACCATCAAGGCTGTGACGGCTGCCCGCGTGCTGTACCGTACGCCGACTTTCCATGTCCGGATGTATCACCGCGAAGGTGATGCCCGTCACGGCGGCCTGTCCGGCGCTGTGACCGACGGTATCCTCCGGGCCCGCTCGGAGCAGATCATCGTCATGGACGGCGACCTGCAGCACCCGCCGGAAGTACTGCCCCGCATGATCGAGGCTGCCGAGGCTCAGAATGCCGCCGGCGTCAGCCCCGACGTGGTCATTGCCAGCCGGTACTGTGCCGGCGGTGATGCCGGCGGGCTTGACGGCGGCATCCGCCACTTCGTCTCCCGCGGCTCCACGTTCCTGGCCAAGGCTTTCTTTCCCAAGCGCCTGCGCGGCGTCACCGACCCGATGACCGGCTTCTTCCTGTTCCGCCGCGAGGCCATCGACCTGGGGCTGCTGCGTCCGAAAGGCTTCAAGATTCTGCTTGAGATGCTGGCGCGTCACTCCAGCCTCAACGTCACCGAAGTGCCGTTTGAGTTTGCCGAGCGCACTGCCGGTGAAAGCAAAGGCTCATTCAAGCAAGGCATGCTGTTCATGGGCCAGCTGGCCGTACTGAAGCATGTCAACAGTATTGATTCTGTCGCCCGCATCCCCCGCTTCGTCCAGTTCGGCCTTATCGGTGGCGGCGTTTTCGCGGCCGGGCTTGCCCTGCTGGCGCTGCTGGTAGAGCGCCTGGGCATGTCGCCGGTCTACGCCAACGGCATCGTCCTGGTGGTTACCTTCCTGCTGAACTACCTGCTTAATAAGAACATCACCTGGCGTGACCGCACCGTTACTAACGGCGCCCTGGCCAAGTTCATCGCCTCGCGGGCTGCCACTTCGGCGGTCAACTACTACCTGTTTGCCTGGCTTATCGCTCAGTCGTTCAGCTTCACGCTGGCCGGCCGCAGCTTCAACTTCGAGCTGCACTACCTGGCGGCCAGCGTCGTGGCCCTGGCGGTAATCATGGTGCTCAACTACATCATCAGCGACCGCTGGGCCTTTGCCAGTGCTGCCGAGAAAGCAGCCGGCCGCCACCGCGTCTTCCCGATGGGCAAGCTGGCCCTGGGTGCCCTGGTGGGCATCCTGGCTGCTGGCGTCTTTGTCCAGCTGCAGCTGACGCTGGCCATCCTGATGGCCGTCATCGGCGTCGGCATGTTCGTCCAGGCCAGCATGGAAGTCTGGCGCATGACCTACGCCTACCGCAGCCCCGAAGCTGTCAGCCGCCTGCGCTTCCCCGACCCGAAGACCCCCAAAGAGAAATTCCTGATGATCGTCCCGGCCCGCCATGAGCAGGAAGTGCTGGACACTACCCTGTTGCAGCTGGCTAAGCAGACGCACCCGAATGTCGATATCATCTCCGTCATCTGTGACGACGATCATGAGACGCTGGCTGTCGCCCGCTCTGCCGCTGCCATCAGCGACCGCATCACTGTCGTCGAATACCCGCTGCGCCCCGGCGTCAAGCCGAACAAGCCGCTGCAGCTGAACTACGTGCTTGAGACGGTCGCTCAGAAAGATTACACCGTCATCGGTATCGTCGATGCCGAGGATGGCGTCCACCCCGAGCTGCTGGCCCACGTGGACACGGCTTTCAACGACCGCAAGGTCGGGGTCGTCCAGGGCGGCGTCCAGCTGATGAACCACCATTCCAGCTGGTACTCCCTGCACAACGTCCTTGAGTACTACAAGTGGTTCAACAGTGCCATGGCCTTCCAGTCCGACAACCGCTTCATGCCTTTAGGTGGCAACACCATCTTCATCCGCTCTAGTCTTCTCCGCCGTGCCGGCGGCTGGCCAGTTACGCTGACCGAAGATTGTAGCTTGGGCGTGTTGTTAAGTGTCAAGTTCAAGACCAAGACGGCCGTCTACTACGACCCACGCCTGGCTACCCAGGAAGAAACACCTGACACGTTGGCCGGACTCTTCAAACAGCGCGTCCGCTGGTGCCAGGGCTTCTATCACGAGTGGCGCAAAGGCCTGTGGCGCCAGCTGCCTTCCCTGCGTCAGCGCCTGCTGGCTGGCTATGTGCTGGCTGGTCCGGCCATGCTCGCCTTCTCGACCGTCATGCTGCTGGTCACCCTGATCGCCATGGCTCAGCTCAAGGCGCCGGTCGCCCTGGTACTGCTGATGTTCATCCCGCTGATCCCGTTGGCACTGCTGCTGGTGCTGAACGCCGTCTTCCTGAGTGATTTTGGCAAGGCTTTCCAGCGCAAGGTCACCGTGCGTCAGTATGCCACCCTCTTTGCCACTTTCGCCCTCTACCAGATGGTGTTGAACATCGCCGGCCTGTGGTCGATGATCCGCGAACTGCGCGGCGACACTACCTGGCACAAGACTGCTCACAGCGGCCGCCACCGTGGCGCCGAAACCCAGGCTTCCGTTGCACAGAATACCGCTACGGCAGCTATAATGGGTGAGAAAGCCTAG